GCGCGCGGGGACGTGGACGAACTCACGCGCCTGTTCGAGGAGGTCCGGTACGGCGGCGAGTCGGCGACCGAAGCGCGGGAGGAACGGGCCGTCACGGCGCTCAGACGCATCGAGTCGGCGTACGCCGACGCGGAAGCGGAGGGCGACTCGTGAACACCGGGTCGCTCGCCGCGGGCGTCGGCGTCGTCGCCGTCCTCGGCGGACTCGCGGCCCTCGCGGGGTTCGTCGTTCCCGGTCTGAGCGCGACGTTCGCGTTCGTCACCGTCGTCGGCGTCGTGGCCGGCGTGCAGGGCCTCCGCTACGCGCTCGGCCGCCGGAACGTCGACTACCGCGCGACCGACACCGGCGACCCCGAACTCCGCTACCGGGTGCCGACGCCCGGCGACGACGCGGACCGGCGAGTGGGGAGCGCCGGCGGGTGGAGGCGGTCGGGAGCGTCGAACCTCCGGAAGCGACTCCGGGGGGCGGCCGTCGAATCGCTCGTCCTGCACGACAACTGCTCGTCCGAGGCCGCCGAGGGGCACATCGATGCGGGGACGTGGACGGACGACCCCGTCGCGGCCCGCTACCTCGGCGCGGACGTGCCGCTCCCGTGGACGACGCGCATCGGCCTCCTCGTCCGCCGCGAGTCGTCGGCGCCGGCGCGCGTCGCGCGGACCGTCGCGGCCGTCGAGGCGATACACGACGGGGACGGCTCGGTCGCGGGACGGGACGACCCCTCGACGGCGGCCCCGGACTCGGCCGCGGAGGGACAAACGTGAGGGATATCGACACGAACCGCTGGACCGGCGTCGAGGGGGCGGCCCTCCTCGCCGGCGCCGCGGGCGTCGTCCTCCAGCAGCCGTCGCTGCTCCTCGTCGCGGGCGTCGGCGTGGCCTACACCGCCTACGCGTGGCTCTCCGACGCGCCGACGCCGAATCTGGACGTCGAACGCGAGCTCTCGGAGACCACGCCGGACGTCGACGAGGAGGTTCGCGTCACCGTCACGGTCACGAACGCCGGCGCCGCGCTCACCGACCTCAGGCTGATAGACGGCGTCCCGCCGGCCCTCGAAGTGACCGACGGCTCCGCGCGCCACGGCACGGCGCTCCGGCCGGGCAAGTCCGCGACGTTCTCCTACGCCGTCGAGGCCGTCCGCGGCGAACACGTCTGGGAACCGCTGCGGGCCGTGGTGCGCAGTCCGAGCGCCGAACGGGAGCACAGCGAGAAGTTCGACTCGGCCGAGGAGACGACGCTCCGGTGTGCCCCGTCGCTGGAGGCCACCTCGGACCTGCCGCTGCGGGGACTGACGACGCAGTACACCGGCCGGGTGGCGACGGACGTCGCCGGCGACGGACTGGAGTTTTACTCCACCCGCGAGTACCGCCGCGGCGACCCGCTCAACCGCATCGACTGGAACCGCCGCGCCCGCACGGGCGAGATGGCGACGCTGGAGTTCCGCGAGGAGCGCGCGGCCACCGTCGTCCTCGTCGTCGACGCCCGGAAGGAGTCGTACGTCGCCGGCGAGGCGGGCGGGCAGAACGCCGTCGAGCGCGGCGTCGACGCCGCGACGCGGGCGTTCTCCTCCCTTCTGGACAGCGGCGACCGCGTGGGCGTGGCGGCGCTGTCGCCGCTGGAGTGCTGGCTCGCGCCCGCCACCGGCGCGGACCATCGGGCGCGCGCGCGAGAACTGTTCGCGGCGAACCCCGCGCTCGCGCCGACGCCGCCGGAGGAGCCCTACTACCCCATCGTCGCCCTGCGCCGCCTGCGCCGTCGGCTGCCGTCGGACGCGCAGGTGCTGTTCTTCTCGCCGCTGGCGGACGACCTCGCGGTCACCGCCGCGCGGCGGCTGGACGCCTACGGCCACCTCGTCACCGTCGTCAGTCCCGACCCGACGACGGGCGACAC
This Halogeometricum sp. S3BR5-2 DNA region includes the following protein-coding sequences:
- a CDS encoding DUF7269 family protein, translated to MNTGSLAAGVGVVAVLGGLAALAGFVVPGLSATFAFVTVVGVVAGVQGLRYALGRRNVDYRATDTGDPELRYRVPTPGDDADRRVGSAGGWRRSGASNLRKRLRGAAVESLVLHDNCSSEAAEGHIDAGTWTDDPVAARYLGADVPLPWTTRIGLLVRRESSAPARVARTVAAVEAIHDGDGSVAGRDDPSTAAPDSAAEGQT
- a CDS encoding DUF58 domain-containing protein — encoded protein: MRDIDTNRWTGVEGAALLAGAAGVVLQQPSLLLVAGVGVAYTAYAWLSDAPTPNLDVERELSETTPDVDEEVRVTVTVTNAGAALTDLRLIDGVPPALEVTDGSARHGTALRPGKSATFSYAVEAVRGEHVWEPLRAVVRSPSAEREHSEKFDSAEETTLRCAPSLEATSDLPLRGLTTQYTGRVATDVAGDGLEFYSTREYRRGDPLNRIDWNRRARTGEMATLEFREERAATVVLVVDARKESYVAGEAGGQNAVERGVDAATRAFSSLLDSGDRVGVAALSPLECWLAPATGADHRARARELFAANPALAPTPPEEPYYPIVALRRLRRRLPSDAQVLFFSPLADDLAVTAARRLDAYGHLVTVVSPDPTTGDTPGHRLARVERRNRLARLRRAGLRVVDWGERPLAIELARAGRRWSR